A single window of Treponema denticola ATCC 35405 DNA harbors:
- a CDS encoding ABC transporter ATP-binding protein produces the protein MFNIVRRILEISGEYRSNVIRGLIFGAFKSFFASFMLFSVLFILINLEKLNMLIILQAVLIVGISILGRFIFQYLCDRNLSASGYEIFRDKRIEIGEKLKKAPMGYFSEKNLGTIQTILTTTISDLEAMAMLAVNFIVGGFFHAFSMTVMLLIFCYPVGLISLTAIILGVAVLGLIAKQAENYSSVMQEAQEQLVTHAIEYIRGISVLRSFKKGKEGKDKIEEAFSKKCSVDIAVTEATALVMKLYEMIYKIASCVLVFVAVILYLHHSIPLSYTLMFIVSAFLIFMELELINNGAFLSKMLATQLDRLEYISDIPSLDENGKDITINSYDIEFKNVDFGYNERTILKDVNLKVNSKSSLAIVGASGSGKTTLCNLIARFWDVKKGEVLIGGRNVKDFTSESLLKNISMVFQKVYLFNDTIENNIKFGNPNASHEEVIAACKRACCHDFIMNFPDGYRTLIGEGGSTLSGGEKQRISIARAILKDAPIIILDEATSSVDPENEHLLISAIRELTKNKTFISIAHRLSTVREADHIIVIDKGRVVQQGSHKELIKQEGIYKHFIEIREKSIGWHI, from the coding sequence ATGTTTAACATTGTAAGAAGAATATTAGAAATATCAGGCGAATACCGTTCAAATGTAATTCGAGGTCTTATTTTCGGCGCATTTAAATCTTTTTTTGCTTCGTTTATGCTGTTTTCGGTTTTATTTATCCTGATAAACCTTGAAAAATTAAATATGCTCATTATTTTGCAGGCTGTTTTAATTGTAGGAATAAGTATATTGGGGAGGTTTATCTTTCAATATTTGTGTGATAGAAACCTAAGTGCATCAGGCTATGAGATTTTTAGAGACAAAAGAATTGAAATAGGAGAAAAATTAAAAAAAGCACCGATGGGGTATTTTTCGGAAAAAAATTTAGGAACAATTCAAACCATCTTAACGACGACTATTTCCGATTTAGAGGCAATGGCTATGCTTGCAGTGAACTTTATTGTAGGCGGATTTTTTCATGCGTTCAGTATGACAGTTATGCTCTTGATATTTTGTTATCCGGTAGGGCTGATATCTTTGACGGCTATTATTTTAGGGGTTGCAGTATTAGGGTTGATTGCAAAACAAGCCGAAAACTATTCATCGGTTATGCAGGAGGCGCAAGAGCAGTTAGTTACTCATGCTATCGAATACATCAGAGGCATTTCTGTGCTTCGTTCGTTTAAAAAAGGAAAAGAAGGTAAAGATAAGATTGAAGAAGCTTTTTCTAAAAAGTGTAGCGTTGATATAGCTGTTACGGAAGCTACCGCATTAGTTATGAAGCTGTATGAGATGATTTATAAAATTGCAAGCTGCGTGTTAGTATTTGTTGCAGTGATCTTGTATTTACATCATAGTATTCCGCTTTCGTATACACTTATGTTTATTGTATCCGCATTTTTGATATTTATGGAATTGGAGTTAATAAACAACGGGGCATTTTTAAGCAAAATGTTAGCAACACAATTGGATCGATTGGAATATATTTCCGACATTCCTTCTTTAGATGAAAATGGAAAGGATATAACTATAAACTCCTATGATATAGAGTTTAAAAACGTTGACTTCGGCTATAACGAAAGGACAATCTTAAAAGATGTCAATTTAAAAGTAAACTCAAAAAGCAGCTTAGCGATTGTAGGCGCTTCCGGTTCGGGTAAAACAACATTGTGTAATTTAATAGCGCGGTTTTGGGATGTAAAAAAAGGCGAAGTGCTGATCGGCGGAAGGAATGTAAAAGACTTTACTTCCGAAAGTTTATTAAAAAACATCAGTATGGTTTTTCAAAAAGTTTATTTGTTTAACGATACGATTGAAAACAATATAAAATTCGGAAATCCGAATGCTTCTCATGAAGAGGTTATAGCAGCGTGCAAAAGAGCCTGTTGTCATGATTTTATTATGAACTTTCCGGATGGATACCGCACCCTTATCGGCGAGGGCGGTTCTACCTTATCAGGAGGAGAAAAACAAAGAATATCCATTGCACGGGCAATTCTTAAAGATGCTCCGATTATTATTCTTGATGAAGCAACTTCGAGCGTTGATCCTGAAAATGAGCATTTATTAATCAGTGCGATACGGGAGTTAACAAAAAATAAGACGTTTATAAGTATTGCTCATAGATTATCTACCGTTAGAGAAGCTGATCATATTATCGTTATAGATAAAGGCAGAGTTGTGCAGCAGGGAAGTCATAAAGAGTTGATTAAGCAAGAAGGAATTTACAAGCATTTTATCGAAATACGCGAAAAATCCATCGGCTGGCATATATAG
- a CDS encoding ABC transporter ATP-binding protein codes for MGIVEARIKNFTYENDESPTLHAIDLSIEEGELVVLTGFSGCGKTTLTRILNGLIPYHYGGILDGEVRILGKNILDYKKGELAKYIGNVFQNPSDQFFATIAEEEVAFAGENLGMDSQTLCEKTDAAFQTMQIESLKGAKLSELSGGQKQKVAIASTLIYDTKLLFFDEPSSNLDYEGIVQFQAMIRDLKAMGKTIIIAEHRLFFLNELYDKLIYMKDGTIEKIFLKGELTTEDCRRYGLRAIRYDSLVCENPSVPKQAVTHIEGLSVSIGRRELIKNLSFDVHAGEITAVIGKNGIGKTTLGKALGGLLSCKGQIGYGKRRRQRLRNAYYMMQDVDYQIFFDTVENELIPSSKRKDESYLQQAAEYLRTIDLWEKRLDHPQELSGGQKQRLALATAFLSGRRIIILDEPTSGLDYKRMDEIAKLILHCAQEVSVLIITHDLELLFKVCNTALLLGENAYKKIPVNGNEGEIIGFMGKLSI; via the coding sequence ATGGGCATAGTAGAAGCAAGAATAAAAAACTTCACCTATGAAAATGATGAAAGTCCCACGCTCCATGCCATTGATTTGAGCATTGAAGAAGGCGAGCTCGTTGTGCTTACGGGTTTTTCCGGCTGCGGGAAGACTACCTTAACGCGGATATTAAACGGCTTAATTCCCTATCATTACGGCGGAATACTCGACGGTGAGGTGCGCATTTTAGGGAAGAACATCTTGGATTATAAAAAGGGCGAATTGGCAAAGTACATCGGCAATGTGTTTCAAAATCCGAGTGATCAGTTTTTTGCTACCATTGCAGAGGAAGAGGTTGCCTTTGCCGGAGAAAATCTCGGTATGGATTCTCAAACCCTGTGCGAAAAAACCGATGCTGCTTTTCAAACGATGCAGATAGAATCGCTTAAAGGTGCAAAACTTTCAGAGCTTTCCGGCGGGCAAAAACAAAAGGTCGCCATCGCTTCCACACTCATCTATGACACAAAGCTGCTTTTTTTCGATGAGCCTTCTTCCAATCTCGACTATGAGGGTATTGTGCAATTTCAAGCGATGATACGGGATTTAAAGGCGATGGGAAAAACGATTATCATTGCCGAGCACCGTTTATTTTTCTTAAATGAATTGTACGATAAGCTCATCTACATGAAAGACGGCACTATCGAAAAAATCTTTTTGAAAGGTGAACTGACAACAGAGGATTGCAGGCGGTACGGACTGAGGGCAATACGGTATGACAGTCTTGTCTGCGAAAACCCTTCGGTACCGAAACAAGCGGTTACGCATATCGAGGGTTTGAGCGTTTCTATCGGCAGACGAGAACTTATCAAAAATCTTTCGTTTGATGTACACGCAGGAGAGATTACCGCCGTTATCGGAAAAAACGGTATAGGAAAGACCACACTCGGCAAAGCTTTAGGCGGGCTTTTGTCTTGCAAGGGGCAGATCGGTTACGGGAAGCGGCGGCGGCAGCGCTTAAGAAATGCGTATTATATGATGCAGGATGTTGACTATCAGATTTTTTTTGATACGGTAGAAAACGAGCTTATTCCTTCTTCAAAACGGAAGGATGAATCCTATTTGCAACAAGCGGCTGAGTACCTGCGCACAATTGACCTTTGGGAAAAAAGGCTTGACCATCCGCAGGAACTTTCAGGCGGACAAAAGCAGCGGCTCGCCCTTGCAACGGCATTTTTGAGCGGCAGGCGCATCATCATCTTAGACGAGCCGACCAGCGGCCTCGACTACAAACGCATGGACGAAATCGCAAAGCTCATCTTACACTGCGCTCAAGAAGTTTCCGTCCTCATCATCACCCACGACTTGGAACTCTTATTCAAAGTCTGCAACACCGCCCTCCTGCTCGGTGAAAACGCATACAAGAAAATTCCGGTAAACGGAAATGAAGGTGAAATTATTGGGTTTATGGGGAAACTTTCAATATAA
- a CDS encoding ABC transporter ATP-binding protein: MADSIVDFDDVSFSYGTQTEGSLKHINLKIEEGECIVLTGQSGCGKTTIMRLINGLIPHFFEGSLTGCVKILGKDTKTTSVGELGRNIASIFQNPRSQFFTTNTTAEAAFACENYGIERAEMIKGVDNAFYDFDAKCLMNRDMFSLSSGEKQKIAIIAAKTLNPNIYVFDEPSANLDIHAIMQLQEMIRKLKEAGHTVIVSEHRLFYLKNLCDRCFIMSNGNIVKELCKSDIENMNTADLTNYKLRTFNIEEIGLNRENKTEYERSDNIKLEIKKLSFSYNHSKKLLDNINITAYAGETIAIIGQNGEGKTTLGKIIAGLLKSAHGRFFLDGKQVKQKELYKSVYFVMQESDYQLYSDSVLSELYVSSGLSSKRNTQKIECIMKLLHIFAYKEKHPWALSGGQKQRVTIAAAMASNKSILIFDEPTSGLDYENMKAVSKAINILSRQGTVNFVISHDLEFLSRVATRAVFIANGTIGGSISLKNNRDFRTVKDFLLRNGVAK; this comes from the coding sequence ATGGCAGATAGTATTGTTGATTTTGATGATGTAAGTTTTAGCTATGGAACACAAACAGAGGGTTCTTTAAAGCATATCAATCTTAAAATAGAAGAAGGAGAATGTATTGTCCTCACAGGACAATCCGGCTGCGGAAAAACAACTATTATGAGGTTGATAAACGGTTTAATACCTCATTTTTTTGAAGGCAGTTTGACAGGATGTGTGAAAATTCTTGGTAAAGACACAAAAACTACTTCTGTAGGAGAGCTCGGCAGAAACATTGCTTCCATATTTCAAAATCCGAGGAGTCAATTTTTTACAACAAACACCACGGCAGAAGCGGCATTTGCTTGTGAAAATTACGGAATAGAGAGAGCCGAAATGATAAAGGGCGTTGACAATGCGTTTTATGATTTTGACGCTAAATGCCTTATGAATAGAGATATGTTCTCTTTGTCAAGCGGAGAAAAACAAAAGATTGCTATTATTGCTGCAAAAACTTTAAATCCTAACATATATGTTTTTGATGAGCCATCTGCCAACTTGGATATTCATGCAATTATGCAGTTACAAGAAATGATACGGAAGCTGAAAGAAGCAGGACATACGGTTATTGTTTCGGAACATCGCTTATTTTATTTAAAAAACTTATGTGATAGATGTTTTATCATGAGTAACGGAAATATCGTTAAAGAATTATGTAAAAGTGATATTGAAAATATGAATACAGCCGATTTGACAAACTATAAACTGAGAACATTTAATATAGAAGAAATCGGGTTGAATAGGGAAAATAAAACAGAATATGAGAGAAGCGACAACATAAAACTTGAAATTAAAAAATTATCTTTTTCATATAACCATTCTAAGAAGCTTTTAGACAATATCAATATAACGGCTTATGCAGGGGAGACCATTGCAATTATCGGACAAAACGGTGAAGGTAAAACTACTTTAGGGAAAATTATTGCAGGCTTATTAAAATCCGCTCATGGCCGATTTTTCCTTGACGGCAAACAGGTAAAACAAAAAGAATTATATAAAAGTGTTTATTTTGTCATGCAGGAATCTGATTATCAATTATATTCAGATTCTGTTTTATCCGAGCTATATGTAAGTTCCGGATTATCCAGCAAAAGGAATACGCAAAAAATCGAATGTATAATGAAATTATTACATATCTTTGCATATAAAGAAAAGCATCCATGGGCACTATCAGGGGGTCAGAAGCAGCGGGTAACTATTGCGGCAGCGATGGCTTCAAATAAATCTATTCTTATTTTTGATGAGCCGACTTCCGGGCTTGATTACGAAAATATGAAAGCAGTTTCAAAAGCAATAAACATTCTGAGCCGACAAGGAACCGTAAACTTTGTTATTTCCCATGATTTGGAATTTCTTAGCCGAGTTGCAACAAGAGCCGTTTTTATAGCAAACGGTACAATCGGCGGAAGTATCAGTTTAAAAAACAATCGAGACTTTAGAACCGTAAAAGATTTTTTGTTACGGAATGGGGTTGCAAAGTAA
- a CDS encoding energy-coupling factor transporter transmembrane component T family protein encodes MKPARNTQGWSMNPITLFILILLTSFLVFLVNQTMYYVLLGMSFLFLFLFSYTEGVKRALAYIGLFLLIKLLAYVDLGMTTGALIGLIALFLRLYPIFNIGRILILTSPLKIMSALRAVKAPQSLSIGLVTALRFLDEMTARLNEIKNGMKVRGLRLSLLHPIRSFELYLIPLIYKCLHVSETLTSSIIAKGIEYEGKKTSYKPVRFGWYDTVGLLAAVFLLWISVWA; translated from the coding sequence GGATGGTCAATGAATCCGATAACGCTTTTTATACTTATATTGCTCACATCATTCTTGGTGTTTCTTGTCAATCAGACCATGTATTATGTGCTGCTCGGAATGAGCTTTCTTTTTTTGTTCTTATTTTCGTACACGGAAGGCGTAAAAAGGGCTTTGGCCTACATCGGCCTATTTTTGCTGATAAAGCTCTTGGCATATGTCGATTTAGGAATGACAACTGGAGCATTGATAGGATTGATAGCCTTATTTTTAAGGCTCTATCCTATCTTTAACATCGGAAGGATATTGATTTTAACCAGTCCCTTAAAAATTATGAGCGCATTGCGTGCGGTAAAAGCGCCGCAATCTCTTTCGATAGGACTGGTTACCGCCTTACGCTTTTTGGACGAAATGACGGCACGGTTAAACGAAATAAAAAACGGTATGAAGGTGCGGGGTTTGCGTTTGAGCCTGTTACATCCTATCCGTTCGTTTGAACTCTATCTTATTCCCCTTATTTATAAATGTCTTCATGTAAGTGAAACGCTGACCTCTTCGATAATCGCAAAGGGGATTGAGTACGAAGGAAAAAAGACGAGTTATAAACCGGTGCGCTTCGGCTGGTATGATACGGTGGGTTTATTAGCAGCTGTTTTTTTACTATGGATATCCGTATGGGCATAG
- a CDS encoding ABC transporter ATP-binding protein has product MNNKQSNVVSSLLRYAGNKKADLYKSIFWAIIGELFGMVPFIAIAKLIEKIYLYKATFKTVIYITLIALLGQILKGTFTLYSTVISHKATYHILKNIRSNIAEKMLSVPMGVMIDTPIGTFKNIMVDTVSKLEDSMAHFMPEITSSVISPAFFLILIFVLDYRMGFASLLTIPLGMLGYIGMMKDYQIRSKTYAKAQNDMNSTLVEYVNGIEVIKAFNQSTASYEKFSNAIDFFHNSTLSWWKQSWFWSAFIQAVTPSTLLGTLPVGAYLYMNGQITLSNFIVCIILPISFIAHFIKVGKYSEQFNMVKASLGMIELFLLKDELIRPKEKVTFDNTLYRFENVSFAYDTELAVKNISFELKPNTVTALVGCSGSGKSTIAKLMAGFWDPTKGHIFYGGKKISEIPFEQLTGEISYVAQDTFLFNTSIKENIKIGKPNASDEEIIEAAKAASCHNFIMELKDGYDTKVGDGGGELSGGERQRITIARAILKQSKVIILDEATAFADPENEYLIQTAINNLIKGKTLIVVAHRLSTITHADTILVMKNGEIVESGIHDELLNQHGVYTSLWNKYVGGVDEDKEEQ; this is encoded by the coding sequence ATGAATAATAAACAAAGCAATGTGGTCTCATCTCTACTAAGATATGCGGGAAATAAAAAAGCCGATTTATATAAATCAATTTTTTGGGCAATTATAGGAGAACTGTTTGGAATGGTTCCATTTATTGCTATAGCAAAACTGATAGAAAAAATCTATCTATATAAAGCAACGTTTAAGACCGTTATATACATAACGTTGATAGCCTTATTAGGACAAATATTGAAAGGCACTTTTACATTATATTCAACGGTTATTTCACATAAGGCAACCTATCATATTTTAAAAAACATAAGAAGTAACATTGCGGAAAAAATGTTATCGGTACCCATGGGAGTAATGATTGACACACCAATAGGCACATTTAAAAACATAATGGTCGATACAGTATCAAAACTTGAAGATTCTATGGCTCACTTTATGCCGGAAATAACATCTAGTGTGATATCCCCTGCATTTTTTTTGATTTTGATTTTTGTCTTGGATTATAGAATGGGCTTTGCTTCCTTGCTTACCATTCCCTTAGGTATGCTCGGATATATCGGCATGATGAAAGATTATCAGATAAGAAGTAAGACATATGCAAAAGCGCAAAATGATATGAATAGTACCTTGGTTGAATATGTAAACGGAATAGAAGTTATCAAAGCATTTAATCAAAGTACTGCTTCTTATGAAAAATTCAGTAATGCAATAGATTTTTTTCACAACAGTACCTTGAGTTGGTGGAAGCAAAGTTGGTTTTGGTCTGCGTTTATTCAGGCAGTTACGCCTTCAACCCTGCTCGGTACTTTACCGGTCGGAGCCTATTTATATATGAACGGGCAAATAACTTTGTCAAATTTTATCGTTTGCATTATTTTACCTATCAGTTTTATAGCGCATTTTATAAAAGTAGGAAAGTATTCCGAGCAATTCAATATGGTAAAGGCAAGTTTAGGCATGATAGAATTGTTTTTGTTAAAAGATGAGCTTATAAGACCGAAAGAAAAAGTAACATTTGATAATACGTTATACCGTTTTGAAAATGTTTCCTTTGCGTATGATACGGAATTGGCAGTAAAAAATATCAGCTTTGAACTAAAACCGAATACGGTAACGGCTCTGGTAGGCTGCTCCGGATCCGGTAAATCAACTATTGCTAAATTAATGGCCGGTTTTTGGGATCCTACAAAAGGGCATATCTTTTACGGCGGCAAAAAAATATCAGAAATACCATTTGAGCAGCTTACCGGTGAAATAAGCTATGTGGCCCAAGATACTTTTTTATTTAATACAAGCATAAAAGAAAACATCAAAATAGGAAAGCCCAATGCAAGCGATGAAGAAATTATTGAGGCGGCAAAAGCAGCCTCTTGCCATAATTTTATTATGGAATTGAAAGACGGCTATGATACAAAAGTCGGAGACGGAGGAGGAGAGCTTTCCGGCGGAGAGCGCCAGCGCATTACTATTGCACGCGCAATATTAAAACAATCTAAGGTCATCATTTTAGATGAAGCGACCGCTTTTGCCGATCCGGAAAATGAATATTTAATTCAAACCGCAATCAATAATCTTATAAAAGGTAAAACGCTTATTGTTGTGGCTCATCGACTTTCAACAATTACACATGCCGATACTATTTTAGTTATGAAAAACGGAGAGATTGTTGAAAGCGGTATTCATGATGAGCTTTTAAATCAACACGGTGTATATACCTCATTATGGAATAAATATGTCGGCGGAGTAGATGAAGATAAGGAAGAACAATAA
- a CDS encoding TetR/AcrR family transcriptional regulator, protein MSYCSDITKNRILECAKEEFLRNGFEKAQVGEIAKTANVTTGAIYRHFKNKEELFFTLIEDVYEYTLDIVTDVEIRSTDKASMPLSEETDNVVIEALFSETMRFVDYMYEHFDEFKLLLACSKGSRVENFAEEIADRYTHKNMKLIQATAGKKSSATKIKELEVHIITKGYITSLCECIIHAIPYNDVSRYIKSIVTFQYYGWGGLLNELRIYHE, encoded by the coding sequence GTGTCATATTGTTCGGACATAACTAAAAACAGAATTTTGGAATGCGCTAAAGAAGAGTTTTTACGGAATGGTTTTGAAAAAGCACAGGTGGGGGAGATTGCGAAAACGGCGAATGTAACCACAGGTGCAATATACCGTCACTTTAAGAATAAGGAAGAACTGTTTTTTACACTTATTGAAGATGTATATGAGTACACATTAGATATCGTAACGGATGTTGAAATTAGAAGTACTGATAAAGCGTCTATGCCGCTATCGGAAGAAACTGACAATGTTGTTATTGAAGCATTATTTTCTGAAACCATGAGGTTTGTAGATTATATGTATGAGCATTTTGATGAGTTTAAGCTGCTTCTTGCCTGCAGTAAAGGTTCACGGGTAGAAAATTTTGCGGAAGAAATTGCAGATAGATATACGCATAAAAATATGAAGCTCATTCAAGCCACAGCCGGCAAAAAATCTTCTGCAACCAAAATTAAAGAACTTGAGGTACATATCATTACGAAAGGTTATATAACGTCATTATGTGAATGTATCATTCACGCTATTCCATACAATGATGTGAGCAGGTACATCAAAAGCATTGTTACTTTTCAATATTATGGTTGGGGCGGCTTATTAAATGAATTGAGGATATATCATGAATAA